Proteins encoded by one window of Acidipropionibacterium virtanenii:
- a CDS encoding heat shock protein transcriptional repressor HspR: protein MAGEPTGLARIDQDAPIFPISVASELAGMHPQTLRTYDRLGLVVPSRAKGRGRRYSPRDVARLRTVQHLSQEEGINLNGIRRIIELETRIEHLNDQVEQLGQTVRRMQAMGYENQADPRVFTAESTGRVHMGRTIVHAQLALPPR, encoded by the coding sequence ATGGCCGGGGAGCCGACGGGCCTGGCCAGGATCGACCAGGACGCCCCCATCTTCCCGATCTCGGTGGCGTCCGAACTGGCCGGAATGCACCCGCAGACGCTGCGCACCTATGACCGGCTCGGGCTGGTGGTCCCCAGCCGGGCCAAGGGGCGCGGACGTCGCTACTCCCCGCGCGACGTCGCCCGCCTGAGGACTGTCCAGCACCTGTCCCAGGAGGAGGGCATCAATCTCAACGGGATCCGGCGGATCATCGAGCTGGAGACCCGGATCGAGCACCTCAACGATCAGGTGGAACAACTCGGCCAGACGGTCCGCAGGATGCAGGCGATGGGTTACGAGAATCAGGCCGATCCCCGGGTCTTCACCGCCGAGTCGACCGGGCGGGTCCACATGGGGCGCACCATCGTCCACGCCCAGCTGGCCCTGCCGCCCCGCTGA